From Macrobrachium nipponense isolate FS-2020 chromosome 6, ASM1510439v2, whole genome shotgun sequence, a single genomic window includes:
- the LOC135216177 gene encoding uncharacterized protein LOC135216177, whose translation MGEILRSSVTTIVLVAIFALGLTAGSAMKFMNNVVMKDEFLSDSKLNATSVCSCRQFCFAWPNCTALSVVDDGQGRIACYFSDKTNISSESFTKDEEGYSWIKQGKHESSSTVNRSSTTQTSVNTNSTTTAASTTTTTTNATTANLTTAYNGKVVTTDTTTQPSRNGLLDSLDSQPSTEKLEASTTTIQLQSETYNPTTTRSTTQTVGGMQDCNAAAVDGCLYKGGMTSYWNAKGACQRGGGILFVAKKQEEFGQLQEFLKKNWNTGTQFSEPMLVGIHSHVWTDGLDFSLTPLTSHWKGSRIPDPQKLCAIVVYSSDTVALDAIDCGQEYPALCTKEIV comes from the exons ATGGGGGAAATTCTGCGGTCTTCAGTGACTACTATCGTGTTGGTAGCCATCTTCGCCCTCGGCCTCACTGCAGGTTCAGCCATGAAGTTCATGAACAACGTTGTGATGAAGGACGAGTTCCTCAGTGACAGTAAACTGAATGCTACGAGCGTTT GTTCCTGTCGGCAATTTTGCTTCGCTTGGCCGAACTGCACCGCACTGTCTGTTGTAGACGATGGCCAAG GACGCATCGCTTGTTACTTCTCCGATAAAACGAATATCAGTTCCGAGAGTTTCACAAAGGACGAAGAAGGCTACTCGTGGATCAAACAAG GGAAGCATGAATCTTCTTCAACTGTTAATCGATCAAGCACGACACAGACCTCTGTGAATACCAactctactactactgctgctagtactactacaactactactaatgCAACCACTGCAAACCTGACAACTGCCTATAATGGTAAAGTAGTGACCACTGACACTACAACACAACCAAGCAGAAATGGATTGTTGGATTCTCTTGACTCTCAACCGTCAACAGAAAAATTAGAAGCAAGTACTACCACCATACAGCTGCAATCCGAAACCTACAATCCGACAACCACTCGTTCAACAACTCAGACCGTTGGAGGAATGCAAG ACTGTAACGCTGCCGCGGTAGATGGCTGTCTTTATAAGGGCGGAATGACCAGTTACTGGAACGCGAAAGGAGCTTGTCAGAGAGGCGGAGGAATACTCTTCGTAGCCAAGAAGCAGGAGGAGTTTGGTCAGCTGCAGGAATTTCTGAAAAAGAACT GGAACACTGGAACACAGTTTTCTGAACCTATGCTGGTAGGAATCCACTCCCACGTCTGGACTGACGGATTGGATTTCTCCCTTACTCCCCTCACTTCTCACTGGAAGGGCTCCAGGATACCAGATCCTCAGAAGTTGTGCGCCATTGTAGTATACTCCTCGGACACAGTCGCTCTGGATGCTATAGATTGCGGGCAAGAGTATCCTGCTCTGTGTACAAAGGAGATAGTGTAG